The following proteins come from a genomic window of Natrinema saccharevitans:
- a CDS encoding carboxypeptidase regulatory-like domain-containing protein, which produces MSAHSPRPTETDDGSSGMTRRGLVRRAAVAGGTMVAAPAAVDQLAPRYSPVGRADASLLVAGTLVAGGAVAGLLVGVAATGGGDANAEAILEQRANELHDRIYADATEMRMGQEPTIESLQGDVAMLRQLARSDAGFSIMQSASDEVGESQATTNAKDAVRDAFAKVEANFFDMWTTEMDKAQRRAGLAGDNDKLAYQDVFDVFGDYSTGDYAGHSPGAMDPNSALGENGENPLSETGAELVNGDMHTVSVIHYVDDYPQIEKTKEIIMVPWSSVPSVSSNPYNELNSSDTANLADPISVIDLENETYNDPNIGMGGQWGAKALDRESADTAEMINATEWMAVHDQLMTMLDEELTHVETMVSNLYQPAVDGEIDVHSLSSGSAVLEEARDGNLSTWKEVAGIYRSMRMGEAKDPAVVTLPNGVELEGLLFWSEPDLNDGLAVGESINPNNTTGRLYLAAEIRSVPEPEQEDMASVTITVEDGSGNAVTDAVINVKGGDTSHSVDSNGEVSVEVEAGPTTFYVTDSDGTTSETARTIEVADGDSISITHDGTDQSSFNADPFSGETLTSDDEGKAIPVRLSDPFAIEGVHEKPDATALQFEKPLTVEPSDDFGKYKDAAEDAAQDEEETREETTKVVIEQTGGGPGPIFDGGNPLEDGGGLLGLGIIGVVVLAVVGFVTDMIPGLGGN; this is translated from the coding sequence ATGTCGGCCCACAGCCCACGGCCCACCGAGACGGACGATGGCTCGAGCGGGATGACCCGGCGCGGGCTGGTCCGGCGCGCGGCTGTCGCGGGCGGGACGATGGTCGCGGCCCCGGCCGCGGTCGATCAACTCGCGCCACGCTACTCGCCGGTCGGACGGGCGGATGCCTCGCTACTCGTCGCGGGGACGCTCGTCGCGGGCGGGGCGGTCGCAGGGCTGCTCGTCGGAGTGGCCGCGACCGGCGGCGGTGATGCGAATGCTGAGGCGATCCTCGAGCAGCGAGCGAACGAACTTCACGACCGCATCTATGCCGACGCGACAGAGATGCGGATGGGGCAAGAGCCGACGATCGAATCCCTACAGGGCGATGTGGCGATGCTCCGGCAGTTGGCTCGCTCGGATGCTGGGTTCTCGATCATGCAGTCGGCAAGCGATGAGGTCGGAGAGTCCCAAGCGACCACGAACGCGAAGGACGCCGTTCGAGACGCCTTCGCCAAGGTCGAAGCGAATTTCTTCGATATGTGGACGACTGAAATGGATAAGGCTCAGCGACGTGCTGGCCTCGCCGGAGACAACGATAAGCTTGCCTACCAAGATGTGTTCGACGTATTCGGTGATTACTCGACGGGAGACTACGCAGGGCACTCGCCCGGAGCGATGGACCCTAACTCGGCCCTCGGCGAGAACGGCGAAAACCCGCTCTCGGAAACTGGCGCGGAGCTTGTCAATGGCGACATGCACACGGTGAGCGTCATCCACTACGTTGACGACTACCCGCAGATCGAGAAAACCAAGGAGATTATCATGGTCCCGTGGTCGAGTGTCCCGAGCGTTAGCAGCAACCCTTATAACGAACTCAACTCGTCGGACACGGCGAACCTCGCGGACCCGATTTCTGTCATCGACCTCGAGAATGAGACGTACAACGATCCTAACATCGGAATGGGCGGCCAGTGGGGCGCGAAAGCCTTAGACCGGGAGTCCGCCGACACTGCGGAGATGATCAACGCGACCGAGTGGATGGCGGTCCACGACCAGCTAATGACGATGCTGGACGAGGAGCTAACTCACGTCGAGACGATGGTTAGCAACCTCTACCAGCCAGCAGTAGACGGCGAAATCGACGTGCATTCGCTCTCGAGCGGCTCGGCGGTACTCGAGGAAGCAAGAGACGGCAACCTATCGACGTGGAAGGAAGTGGCCGGGATCTACCGCTCCATGCGCATGGGCGAAGCGAAAGACCCGGCGGTCGTCACGCTCCCGAACGGGGTCGAACTCGAGGGGCTGCTTTTCTGGTCGGAACCCGATCTCAACGACGGATTGGCGGTCGGGGAATCGATCAATCCGAACAACACGACTGGACGGCTCTATCTGGCCGCCGAGATTCGCAGCGTTCCCGAGCCGGAGCAGGAGGATATGGCGTCGGTCACGATCACGGTCGAGGACGGGTCGGGAAACGCCGTGACGGACGCCGTGATCAATGTGAAGGGCGGCGATACCTCGCACTCGGTGGACTCGAACGGAGAGGTGTCGGTCGAGGTCGAGGCCGGACCGACGACGTTCTACGTGACGGATTCTGATGGGACGACAAGCGAGACGGCTCGGACGATCGAGGTCGCCGACGGCGACTCGATCTCGATCACCCACGACGGGACCGACCAGTCGTCGTTCAACGCTGATCCGTTCAGCGGCGAGACGCTGACTTCGGACGACGAGGGGAAGGCGATCCCGGTCCGGCTGTCGGACCCGTTCGCCATCGAAGGCGTCCACGAGAAGCCCGATGCGACGGCGCTCCAGTTCGAGAAACCGCTGACAGTCGAGCCGAGCGACGACTTCGGGAAGTACAAGGACGCCGCAGAGGACGCCGCGCAGGACGAGGAAGAAACGCGCGAGGAGACGACCAAGGTCGTCATCGAGCAGACGGGCGGCGGTCCGGGCCCGATCTTCGACGGTGGGAATCCGCTCGAGGACGGCGGCGGGTTGCTCGGACTCGGGATCATCGGCGTCGTCGTGCTGGCCGTCGTCGGGTTCGTGACCGATATGATTCCGGGGCTGGGGGGCAACTAA